Proteins found in one Enterococcus sp. 9D6_DIV0238 genomic segment:
- a CDS encoding DUF1203 domain-containing protein, with translation MENNFLISGLKRKDFLALDFLTAEELEEQHIKKQIVDRSPAFPCRITLREGAVGETIYLLNYQHLKKQSPYDAAGPIFVIAGTDEAALEINEIPAIIYNRFTSLRCYDSSGMMIEAYLYQPKTLTAKDICHILTNMNISFIHVHYAARGCYSARIDRV, from the coding sequence ATGGAAAATAATTTTTTAATATCAGGATTGAAAAGAAAAGATTTTCTGGCATTAGATTTTTTGACAGCAGAAGAATTAGAAGAACAACATATCAAAAAACAAATCGTTGATCGTTCTCCAGCATTTCCTTGTAGAATTACGTTAAGAGAAGGTGCTGTCGGTGAAACCATTTATTTGTTGAACTATCAGCATCTAAAAAAACAATCGCCTTATGATGCAGCTGGACCTATTTTTGTTATTGCAGGAACGGATGAGGCTGCCCTTGAGATCAATGAGATCCCTGCTATCATTTACAATCGATTCACGTCTCTTCGTTGTTATGATTCGTCAGGTATGATGATCGAGGCTTACCTCTATCAGCCAAAAACTTTGACAGCAAAAGACATATGCCATATTTTAACAAACATGAACATTTCATTTATCCATGTTCACTATGCCGCCAGAGGTTGTTACAGCGCTCGAATCGATCGGGTTTAA
- the metG gene encoding methionine--tRNA ligase translates to MSEKETFYITTPIYYPSGQLHIGNSYTTIACDAMARYKRLMGFDVFYLTGVDEHGQKIENKASELGVTPKEYVDKMAADVQKLWKTLDISYDKFIRTTDDYHKKAVQQIFDRLLEQGDIYLGEYEGWYSVSDEEYFTETQLAEVYRDEEGKVIGGKAPSGHEVELVKEESYFFRMSKYADRLLEYYNEHPEFIQPESRKNEMINNFIKPGLEDLAVSRTTFSWGIPLTKDPKHVVYVWIDALSNYITALGYGSEDDSLFQKYWPADVHMVGKEIVRFHTIYWPIMLMALDLPLPKKIFGHGWLLMKDGKMSKSKGNVVYPEMLVERYGLDALRYYLLRAIPFGSDGVFTPEDFVSRLNYDLANDLGNLLNRTIAMINKYCEGQVPTYASKVTPFDSELSTTAANVIGKYHEAMEKMEFNTAISEVWTLISRANKYIDETQPWVLAKDEEKKNELDSVMVHLAESLRIAAILLQPVMTETPAKIFEQLGLDPETMNMENIHFGEFPTGIKVVAKGTPIFPRLEIETEVIYIQKKMSQNAQTTTEEIKWDPEETELVSTKEKQIKYEDFDKVELKVAEVIDCKKVKGADKLLQFRLDAGDEQDRQILSGVAEFYPDPSALIGKKVVIVANLKPRKMRGQISQGMILSAESPDGKLQIIDAPKDMPNGAGIA, encoded by the coding sequence ATGTCAGAAAAAGAAACATTTTATATCACCACCCCGATCTATTATCCAAGCGGACAATTACATATCGGTAATTCATATACAACAATTGCCTGTGATGCGATGGCCCGTTACAAACGCTTGATGGGCTTTGACGTATTTTACTTAACAGGTGTGGATGAGCATGGACAAAAAATTGAAAATAAAGCATCAGAGTTAGGTGTTACCCCGAAAGAATATGTCGATAAAATGGCAGCAGATGTTCAAAAGTTATGGAAAACCCTTGATATCAGCTACGATAAATTTATTAGAACCACTGATGATTACCATAAAAAAGCCGTACAGCAAATTTTTGATCGTTTATTAGAACAAGGCGATATTTATCTTGGTGAATACGAAGGCTGGTATTCGGTTTCTGATGAAGAGTATTTTACTGAAACCCAGTTAGCAGAAGTATATCGTGATGAAGAAGGCAAAGTCATTGGTGGTAAAGCGCCAAGTGGTCACGAAGTTGAACTAGTCAAAGAAGAATCTTATTTCTTCCGTATGAGTAAATATGCTGATCGTTTACTTGAGTACTATAATGAGCATCCGGAATTTATTCAGCCGGAATCCCGTAAAAATGAAATGATCAATAACTTTATCAAACCAGGTCTGGAAGACTTGGCTGTCTCACGTACGACGTTTTCATGGGGAATACCGCTAACGAAAGATCCTAAGCACGTTGTTTATGTTTGGATCGATGCATTATCAAACTACATTACAGCATTGGGCTATGGTTCAGAAGATGATAGCTTATTCCAAAAATATTGGCCGGCAGATGTTCATATGGTCGGAAAAGAAATCGTTCGTTTCCATACGATTTACTGGCCGATCATGTTGATGGCACTTGATCTACCGTTACCGAAGAAAATTTTTGGTCATGGCTGGTTATTGATGAAAGACGGTAAAATGTCTAAATCAAAAGGCAATGTGGTGTATCCTGAAATGCTTGTGGAGCGCTATGGCTTGGATGCGTTACGTTATTATTTATTACGTGCCATTCCATTTGGCAGTGATGGTGTCTTTACGCCGGAAGACTTTGTTTCTCGTTTGAATTATGATTTAGCCAATGACTTAGGTAATTTGTTAAATCGAACGATTGCGATGATCAATAAATACTGTGAAGGCCAAGTACCGACTTATGCATCTAAAGTGACACCATTTGACAGTGAATTATCCACAACTGCGGCTAATGTGATTGGAAAATACCATGAAGCGATGGAAAAAATGGAGTTCAACACAGCGATTTCCGAAGTGTGGACATTGATTTCCAGAGCGAACAAATATATCGATGAAACACAACCTTGGGTTTTAGCCAAAGATGAAGAAAAGAAAAATGAACTGGACAGTGTCATGGTGCATTTAGCAGAAAGCTTACGCATCGCTGCGATTCTTTTACAGCCTGTGATGACAGAAACACCAGCGAAAATCTTCGAACAGTTAGGCTTAGATCCTGAGACGATGAATATGGAAAACATCCACTTTGGAGAGTTTCCGACTGGGATCAAGGTTGTGGCTAAAGGAACACCGATCTTCCCACGTTTGGAGATCGAAACAGAAGTGATCTACATTCAAAAGAAAATGTCTCAAAATGCCCAGACAACGACAGAAGAAATCAAATGGGATCCAGAAGAAACAGAACTGGTTTCTACCAAAGAAAAGCAAATCAAATATGAAGATTTTGATAAAGTCGAACTAAAAGTAGCAGAAGTGATCGACTGTAAAAAAGTCAAGGGTGCAGATAAGCTTTTACAATTCCGCTTAGATGCCGGCGATGAACAAGATCGTCAAATCCTTTCTGGTGTGGCAGAATTTTATCCAGACCCAAGTGCTTTGATCGGTAAAAAGGTTGTGATCGTTGCAAACTTGAAACCAAGAAAAATGCGGGGACAAATCAGTCAAGGAATGATTCTTTCAGCAGAATCGCCAGATGGTAAGCTGCAAATCATCGATGCACCAAAAGATATGCCGAATGGGGCAGGAATTGCATAA
- a CDS encoding HIT family protein produces the protein MCVFCNKINFILENELAGAFYDTSPVNKGHMLIIPKKHKVDYFDLSIEEKIAIDKLLQEGKQLLDEKYQPDAYNIGANCGVDAGQSILHCHIHLIPRYHGDMLEPKGGVRGVIPSKHAY, from the coding sequence ATGTGTGTATTCTGTAACAAAATAAATTTTATTTTGGAAAATGAACTGGCAGGCGCTTTTTATGATACATCACCGGTAAACAAAGGTCATATGCTGATCATACCTAAAAAACATAAAGTAGATTATTTTGATTTATCCATAGAAGAAAAAATAGCAATAGACAAGCTTCTCCAAGAAGGCAAACAGTTGCTTGACGAAAAATATCAGCCGGACGCTTATAACATCGGAGCCAATTGCGGTGTTGATGCGGGTCAAAGTATATTACATTGCCACATTCATTTGATCCCTCGCTATCATGGAGATATGCTTGAGCCAAAGGGCGGAGTACGAGGAGTGATTCCTTCAAAACACGCCTATTAG
- the helD gene encoding RNA polymerase recycling motor HelD has protein sequence MSNEKTQENQQLQSIYTELLQAEKTYQKAIQEVNADGKSILEQFGGDTKVNFDSYLDNLDTFSMLEMKNREIDQLNIKNETTAKQLEKVERLLKVPYFGKIDVTFLDASDDQDTFYIGMNDFTNLEGETRIYDWRSPIASLFYKNILGKSSYTANGSEIPVHLNLKRQFIIDKDQLINFFDTTLAIQDDVLLHSLEADSSQYMKDITTTIQQEQNEIIRDERSPLLVVNGIAGSGKTSAIMQRIAYLLYNHRSEITADDILLLSPNSTFIDYISQVLPNLGERNPMNLTLLQFLKFTFQEEQMIENEIDYFTRITAREVSKQQQIIQKKEFVTFIQDYHDTNAIQPSLFKPIMFKSKSLFSAKTIFDLYQQTPGTLTIRDRISATKEKLASQWNRYLIKQSKSKQMIDQMQDLTEEEQLRYFHTTFSDQEEHQLSEFALKRLQQKYRTVQKAIANFSWFDQWQLFEALYKSYTTTDYVRGTTAYTTDEIVILLLIKDMFIEDITNRQMAFILVDEVQDYTEAQLLLLLKLFPQASFTFAGDENQAIFNTSISFSDLERLLSGSRSVSTHQLLNSYRSSKEITRLFQRLVTNHESLNIIPIRKDGEKPVFIQCTDHEDYLEALTKLLSTLTTDETIAIITKTAAEAQQLTTELLLDPEEKQVQILSIDMAKGLEFDHVIIHDPSTQHYGTTDREKKILYTAISRGMKQVFLPYIAELAELLTD, from the coding sequence ATGTCCAACGAAAAAACACAAGAAAACCAGCAGCTTCAGTCGATCTATACTGAATTACTGCAAGCAGAAAAAACGTATCAAAAAGCCATCCAGGAAGTCAACGCTGACGGGAAAAGTATCTTAGAACAATTTGGTGGTGATACGAAGGTAAATTTCGACAGCTATCTTGATAACCTTGATACCTTCTCCATGTTGGAAATGAAGAACAGAGAAATCGACCAACTCAATATCAAGAATGAAACGACCGCTAAGCAACTAGAAAAAGTCGAACGTTTACTCAAAGTGCCTTATTTTGGGAAAATCGATGTTACTTTTTTAGATGCTAGTGATGATCAGGACACCTTTTACATCGGGATGAATGATTTCACTAATTTAGAAGGCGAAACTCGTATTTATGATTGGCGTTCGCCGATTGCTTCACTTTTTTATAAGAACATTTTAGGAAAAAGCAGCTATACTGCTAATGGATCAGAAATCCCAGTTCATTTAAATCTGAAAAGGCAATTTATCATCGATAAAGATCAGCTGATCAACTTTTTTGATACAACACTTGCGATTCAAGATGATGTGCTGCTGCATTCTTTAGAAGCAGATTCTTCTCAATATATGAAAGATATCACAACAACGATCCAGCAAGAGCAAAATGAGATCATTCGGGATGAACGCTCTCCTCTATTGGTAGTCAACGGTATCGCCGGTAGCGGGAAAACTTCTGCCATTATGCAGCGAATCGCTTATTTGCTTTATAATCATCGTTCTGAGATCACTGCAGATGATATTTTACTCTTATCGCCAAATTCAACTTTTATTGACTACATTTCACAAGTATTGCCTAATCTAGGTGAACGTAATCCAATGAATTTGACCTTGCTGCAATTTCTCAAATTTACGTTTCAAGAGGAACAAATGATCGAAAATGAGATAGACTATTTCACGCGTATTACAGCTAGAGAAGTATCAAAACAACAGCAAATCATTCAAAAAAAGGAATTTGTTACCTTTATTCAGGACTATCATGATACAAATGCTATACAGCCTTCATTATTCAAACCGATCATGTTTAAAAGCAAATCTTTGTTTTCCGCTAAAACGATTTTTGATTTGTATCAGCAAACCCCTGGCACTTTAACGATCAGAGATCGTATTTCTGCGACAAAGGAGAAACTAGCTAGCCAATGGAACCGTTACTTGATCAAGCAATCAAAATCGAAACAAATGATCGATCAAATGCAGGACTTGACTGAAGAAGAACAACTACGTTATTTCCATACCACCTTTTCTGATCAAGAAGAGCATCAATTGAGTGAATTTGCTTTGAAACGACTGCAGCAAAAGTACCGCACTGTTCAAAAAGCCATTGCTAACTTTTCCTGGTTCGATCAATGGCAGCTTTTTGAAGCACTTTATAAAAGCTATACAACAACTGATTATGTTCGGGGAACTACAGCTTATACTACTGATGAAATCGTGATTTTACTCTTGATCAAAGATATGTTCATCGAAGACATCACAAACCGTCAGATGGCTTTTATTCTTGTTGATGAGGTACAAGATTATACAGAAGCACAGCTGCTTTTATTATTAAAGCTATTTCCTCAAGCCAGCTTTACTTTCGCAGGAGATGAGAACCAAGCGATTTTCAATACCTCGATCAGTTTTTCAGATTTGGAGCGTTTATTAAGCGGCTCTCGATCAGTATCAACACATCAGCTGTTGAATAGCTATCGTTCCAGCAAGGAAATCACGCGACTTTTTCAACGGTTAGTCACAAACCATGAGTCACTGAATATTATTCCCATCAGAAAAGATGGGGAAAAACCTGTCTTTATCCAATGTACGGATCATGAAGACTATCTAGAAGCACTAACTAAACTGTTAAGCACCTTAACGACAGATGAAACAATAGCGATCATCACAAAAACAGCTGCTGAAGCACAGCAATTAACAACCGAACTTTTGCTGGACCCAGAAGAAAAACAAGTGCAAATTCTCTCTATCGATATGGCTAAAGGGCTGGAATTCGATCATGTGATCATCCATGATCCATCCACACAACACTACGGAACTACGGATAGAGAGAAGAAGATTTTGTACACAGCTATTTCTCGTGGGATGAAACAAGTATTCCTTCCTTACATTGCAGAATTGGCAGAGTTACTGACAGATTAA
- a CDS encoding amino acid permease: MSIFRKKALKDLSTEPSGMKKDLKTMDLIMLGIGAIVGTGIFVVTGVAAQRDAGPALSLSFLVAAGAIILAGLCYAEFASRIPVIGGPYAYMYVVFGEFIAWMTGWLVICEFFLAVSSVASGWSGYVHGFLNSLGIHLPKALSGAYNPANGTYVDLVAMLVLLAVMFWVSLEAKTALRLNNVMVFVKFGIIALFLVVGIFYVKPDNWQPFMPFGFSGVISGAAVVFFAFLGFDAVSMTAEEVKNPQKDIPRGIIGSILITAVLYVIVTLILTGIVPFDALGVKDPVAFAMRFVQQDGVAGVISVGAILTLLTVTISMMYSLARIIYAISKDGLLPKFMSKIDEKNRTPKNATYVAGVCTMLFAGLVPMELLAELTNIVTLMYLIVMAIGIIRLRKTDGAPKPGEFKIPFVPFLPILLVIVSIGLMLQLQAATWKAFAIALVLGIAIYFTYGYTHSNEHTTEK, translated from the coding sequence ATGTCGATATTTAGGAAAAAAGCACTGAAGGATTTATCTACCGAACCTAGTGGAATGAAAAAAGACTTAAAAACGATGGATCTGATCATGTTAGGAATCGGTGCGATCGTTGGAACGGGAATTTTTGTGGTGACAGGGGTAGCAGCGCAAAGAGATGCTGGTCCGGCGTTATCTTTATCTTTTTTAGTAGCGGCAGGTGCAATTATTTTAGCAGGGTTATGTTATGCTGAATTTGCTTCCCGTATCCCGGTGATTGGCGGGCCGTATGCGTATATGTATGTGGTGTTCGGCGAATTTATTGCCTGGATGACAGGCTGGCTTGTGATCTGTGAATTTTTCTTGGCCGTTTCGTCTGTTGCTTCCGGCTGGTCAGGCTATGTTCATGGATTTTTGAACAGTTTAGGGATTCATCTGCCTAAGGCTTTGAGTGGTGCATACAACCCAGCGAACGGCACTTATGTCGATCTGGTTGCGATGCTTGTTCTTTTAGCAGTGATGTTCTGGGTGTCTTTAGAAGCTAAAACCGCTTTACGCTTAAATAATGTCATGGTTTTTGTGAAATTTGGTATTATTGCTTTATTTTTAGTTGTTGGAATTTTTTATGTAAAACCAGATAATTGGCAGCCGTTCATGCCATTTGGTTTTTCAGGTGTGATCAGCGGCGCCGCAGTCGTTTTCTTTGCTTTCTTAGGCTTTGACGCGGTGAGTATGACTGCAGAAGAGGTCAAAAATCCGCAAAAGGATATCCCTAGAGGAATCATCGGCTCGATTTTGATCACAGCAGTTTTATATGTGATCGTCACATTGATCTTAACTGGGATCGTGCCATTTGATGCACTTGGTGTGAAAGATCCAGTGGCATTTGCGATGCGTTTTGTTCAGCAGGATGGTGTTGCAGGTGTGATCTCGGTCGGTGCGATTTTAACACTTTTGACTGTGACGATTTCGATGATGTACAGTTTGGCTCGAATCATTTATGCGATCAGTAAAGATGGTCTTTTACCGAAATTTATGAGCAAGATCGATGAAAAGAATCGTACGCCGAAAAATGCGACATATGTTGCTGGTGTTTGTACGATGCTATTTGCTGGATTAGTGCCGATGGAATTGTTGGCTGAGCTGACGAATATCGTGACATTGATGTATTTGATCGTGATGGCTATAGGGATCATTCGTTTAAGAAAAACAGACGGTGCTCCTAAACCGGGGGAATTTAAAATTCCTTTTGTACCGTTTTTACCTATTTTATTGGTGATCGTCAGTATTGGTCTGATGCTGCAGCTGCAGGCGGCTACTTGGAAAGCATTTGCTATTGCGTTAGTGCTAGGCATAGCGATTTACTTTACGTATGGCTATACGCATAGTAATGAACATACAACAGAAAAATAG
- the fumC gene encoding class II fumarate hydratase, which produces MSYRIENDSMGEIRVPETALWGAQTQRSRQNFSIGVEKMPLSLIQALAIVKKHAAKANEATGKLDTAIGQAIQQAADHIVDGIVDEHFPLSLWQTGSGTQTNMNVNEVIAHLCEKEGIQVHPNDHVNMSQSSNDVFPTAIHIAAVLLIERTLFPVLNRSIDTLNKLEHANEEVIKIGRTHLQDATPVTFAQEISGWRSGFEHTKQMIELSLSELKQLAIGGTAVGTGLNASKEYVDFFIASLNEETQSQFSADSNKFHALANKDAVVFTSGALKALAANAMKMANDIRWMASGPRSGLGEITIPANEPGSSIMPGKVNPTQAEALTMIAIQVMGNDTTIGIGASQGNFELNVYMPVLAYNLIQSIELLTDGLRSFNEHCLSGIQANQEKMNQYVEQSLMLVTALNPHIGYDNGAKIAKKAFAENMTLKQAALSTGLLTETEYDQWVRPEQMLGNNV; this is translated from the coding sequence ATGAGCTATCGGATCGAAAATGATTCTATGGGAGAAATTCGAGTGCCGGAGACGGCACTTTGGGGAGCGCAAACGCAACGCAGCCGTCAAAATTTTAGTATCGGGGTTGAAAAAATGCCGCTGTCCCTGATTCAAGCGTTAGCTATAGTTAAAAAGCACGCCGCGAAAGCCAACGAAGCCACCGGTAAGCTTGATACAGCAATCGGTCAGGCCATCCAGCAGGCAGCAGATCATATCGTCGATGGAATAGTTGATGAACACTTTCCATTGTCGCTTTGGCAGACAGGAAGCGGAACGCAGACAAACATGAATGTGAACGAAGTGATCGCTCATCTGTGTGAGAAAGAAGGCATCCAAGTTCATCCCAATGATCATGTGAATATGTCTCAAAGTTCAAACGACGTATTTCCGACAGCTATTCACATTGCTGCAGTTTTATTGATTGAACGAACACTGTTTCCTGTGTTGAATCGATCGATCGATACGCTAAATAAACTTGAGCATGCCAATGAAGAGGTCATTAAGATCGGTCGCACTCATTTACAGGATGCAACGCCAGTCACATTTGCACAGGAGATCAGCGGGTGGCGTTCTGGTTTTGAGCATACTAAACAAATGATCGAGCTAAGTTTGTCTGAGTTGAAACAATTAGCGATCGGCGGAACAGCAGTTGGTACTGGGTTGAACGCTTCAAAAGAATATGTCGATTTTTTTATTGCAAGCCTAAATGAAGAGACACAGAGTCAGTTTTCGGCTGACTCAAATAAATTTCATGCGCTTGCAAACAAGGACGCTGTAGTATTTACCTCTGGTGCATTAAAGGCATTAGCGGCAAATGCCATGAAGATGGCGAATGATATCCGCTGGATGGCTAGCGGTCCGAGAAGTGGACTGGGAGAAATCACGATTCCTGCAAATGAGCCTGGAAGTTCGATCATGCCGGGAAAAGTCAATCCAACACAAGCCGAAGCGTTGACTATGATCGCCATTCAGGTAATGGGGAATGATACAACGATCGGTATCGGTGCATCACAGGGAAATTTTGAATTGAATGTATACATGCCGGTATTAGCATATAATTTGATTCAAAGTATTGAGTTGCTAACAGATGGTTTACGTTCGTTCAATGAGCATTGTTTAAGCGGGATTCAGGCAAATCAGGAAAAAATGAATCAGTATGTCGAACAGTCACTGATGTTGGTCACTGCTTTGAACCCACATATTGGTTATGATAATGGTGCTAAAATTGCTAAAAAGGCTTTTGCAGAAAATATGACATTAAAGCAAGCAGCTTTATCAACAGGTTTATTGACAGAAACGGAATATGATCAATGGGTGAGACCAGAACAAATGTTAGGAAACAACGTTTAA
- a CDS encoding GNAT family N-acetyltransferase, whose protein sequence is MKLRELCIEDQLKYQAFVQEWSDVGEIKITPMSANLNGLTFERWLEKLTKDRQKKNNSFVPADTLFLEVDDKLVGAVQLRYELTEGLQKIGGNIGYGIAPSERGKGYASVILQKALLRFGDKGFSSVLLTCDKTNLASQKTIQKNGGCLLAEYSVENKKIQKYQININS, encoded by the coding sequence ATGAAATTAAGAGAATTATGTATAGAAGATCAGTTGAAATATCAAGCTTTTGTTCAGGAATGGTCAGATGTAGGGGAAATAAAAATCACGCCAATGTCAGCTAATCTGAATGGTCTAACATTTGAACGTTGGTTAGAGAAATTAACGAAAGATAGACAGAAGAAAAATAATTCTTTTGTGCCTGCAGATACGTTATTTTTAGAGGTAGATGATAAGCTCGTTGGAGCGGTTCAATTAAGATATGAATTGACAGAAGGGCTTCAGAAAATAGGTGGGAATATAGGCTATGGCATAGCACCATCTGAAAGAGGAAAAGGATATGCTTCTGTGATCTTGCAGAAAGCTTTACTACGTTTTGGGGATAAAGGATTTTCTTCTGTTCTTTTGACTTGCGATAAAACAAATCTTGCTTCACAAAAGACGATACAAAAAAACGGTGGTTGTTTACTAGCGGAGTATTCCGTTGAAAATAAAAAGATTCAAAAATATCAAATCAACATAAATTCTTAA
- a CDS encoding GRP family sugar transporter, protein MNILIALIPMFAWGSIGLVSGKIGGSANQQTLGMTIGALIFSLGIYFVVQPAITAQMILIGILSGLFWSVGQNQQFHGMKYLGVSVGLPVSTGMQLIVNTIAGAVFFHEWQGSRDYLLGFLALGLLVLGAYLTARQDDESTVKTTNSMLDFNKGFRALIASTVGYGAYTIIINAFGLDPMGIILPQSIGMLIGASFFAFKKIKVDRYVWFNMSCGLLWGLGNICMLLTMRQIGLAISFSLSQMGIIISTLGGIFILGESKTKKEMRYVIFGCLLVIVGGILLGYMKA, encoded by the coding sequence ATGAATATTTTGATTGCGTTGATTCCAATGTTTGCCTGGGGCAGCATTGGTTTAGTCAGTGGAAAGATCGGCGGCAGTGCGAATCAGCAAACACTTGGAATGACGATCGGTGCATTGATCTTTTCACTAGGTATCTATTTTGTTGTTCAGCCGGCTATTACAGCCCAAATGATCCTCATTGGTATTTTGTCTGGTCTGTTTTGGAGCGTTGGACAAAATCAGCAATTTCATGGAATGAAATATTTAGGTGTATCTGTTGGATTGCCTGTTTCTACTGGAATGCAGCTGATCGTCAATACGATTGCCGGAGCAGTATTTTTTCATGAGTGGCAGGGCAGCAGGGATTATCTTTTAGGTTTTCTTGCGTTAGGATTATTAGTGTTAGGTGCGTATTTGACTGCTCGTCAGGACGATGAAAGCACGGTCAAGACCACAAATTCTATGCTTGATTTTAACAAAGGTTTTCGTGCATTGATTGCTTCAACAGTAGGGTATGGTGCCTATACGATCATTATCAATGCGTTTGGACTCGATCCGATGGGCATCATTTTGCCGCAAAGTATTGGTATGTTGATTGGTGCTAGTTTCTTTGCATTCAAGAAAATCAAGGTGGATCGCTATGTTTGGTTTAATATGAGCTGCGGACTTTTATGGGGGCTAGGGAATATTTGCATGCTTTTGACGATGCGTCAAATCGGGTTGGCCATCAGTTTTTCTCTTTCTCAAATGGGCATTATCATTTCAACATTAGGCGGTATTTTCATTCTTGGTGAAAGCAAAACTAAGAAGGAAATGAGATATGTGATTTTTGGTTGCTTATTGGTGATCGTCGGTGGTATTCTTTTAGGGTATATGAAAGCGTAA
- a CDS encoding NAD(P)-dependent malic enzyme: protein MTTIYEKALKAHEEWRGKIDIHSKAKVKTKEDLSLAYTPGVAEPCRQIHETPDKIYDYTWKGNTVAVVTDGTAVLGLGDIGPKAALPVMEGKALLFKEFADIDAIPICLDTKDPKEIIQIIKAMAPTFGGINLEDISAPRCVEIERALIEELDIPVFHDDQHGTAIVTIAALINALKIVHKKVDEIKVVISGTGAAGSAIIKMLHHFGVKNMIAFNIDGVLSKNSERSLDFLEKEIAEITNTENFQGTMAEAMVGADVFIGVSAPKLVSKEMVASMNKGAIVFPMANPESEIDYQDAIEAGAAVVGTGRSDHPNQINNVLAFPGLFKGAFVAEATKITENMKLAAAQAIAEIIPESELTSDYIIPSPFNPDLVDIIIKKVAEAAVKDGVIRS, encoded by the coding sequence ATGACAACGATTTATGAAAAAGCATTGAAAGCACATGAAGAATGGCGTGGAAAAATCGATATTCATTCGAAGGCGAAAGTAAAAACGAAGGAAGACCTATCTCTAGCCTATACGCCAGGCGTAGCAGAGCCTTGCAGACAAATTCATGAAACGCCTGACAAAATCTACGACTACACTTGGAAAGGAAATACCGTTGCAGTAGTGACAGATGGAACAGCTGTGCTGGGGTTAGGGGATATTGGTCCAAAAGCTGCGTTGCCTGTTATGGAAGGTAAAGCATTATTGTTCAAAGAGTTTGCAGATATCGATGCGATCCCGATTTGTTTGGACACGAAAGATCCTAAAGAAATCATTCAAATCATTAAAGCGATGGCGCCAACGTTTGGCGGGATCAATCTGGAAGATATTTCTGCTCCACGCTGTGTTGAGATTGAACGAGCTTTAATTGAAGAATTAGATATTCCAGTTTTTCATGATGACCAGCATGGCACGGCGATCGTAACGATTGCGGCTCTAATCAATGCACTAAAAATCGTTCATAAAAAAGTAGACGAAATCAAAGTCGTTATTTCCGGGACAGGTGCTGCCGGTAGTGCGATCATCAAGATGCTTCACCATTTTGGCGTGAAGAACATGATTGCTTTCAATATTGATGGGGTCTTAAGCAAAAACTCAGAACGATCGCTGGACTTCTTGGAAAAAGAGATCGCTGAAATTACAAATACCGAAAATTTTCAAGGAACGATGGCTGAGGCAATGGTAGGAGCAGATGTATTCATCGGTGTCTCTGCACCAAAACTGGTATCGAAAGAAATGGTCGCATCAATGAACAAAGGAGCGATCGTGTTTCCAATGGCAAACCCGGAATCAGAGATCGATTACCAGGATGCGATCGAAGCAGGTGCTGCGGTAGTAGGTACGGGGCGTTCTGATCATCCAAACCAAATCAATAATGTTCTAGCTTTTCCAGGATTGTTCAAAGGTGCTTTCGTAGCAGAGGCAACTAAGATAACTGAGAATATGAAATTGGCAGCAGCTCAAGCGATTGCAGAAATTATTCCTGAATCTGAGCTGACGAGTGATTATATCATTCCATCACCATTTAATCCGGATCTAGTCGATATCATCATAAAAAAAGTTGCTGAAGCGGCTGTAAAAGACGGTGTGATCCGTTCATAA